ctttgatcatttttttgtgaggatcaagcgcgcgcgcgcaatcacacacacacatacatacatacatacatatatatatatatattcatttatttatagttttctttttttttatgtaattttacctatttaaaaatatttattgtaattatattattttaaaaaatactaaaaattaaatacccatgaggcttacgccccgtgtctcgaggcgtatgtaaaacgccccgtcTTACGcctccgccttttaaaacaccggTAGTAAGTAGTAACTACCGTCTACCAGTGGTTAAGAAATCACGAAATTCGAACTGGCGCACTGTACTTTCAATTGTGAATTCTTGTTAAtgtaagtgtttctcgaagacaTTTGTGTTTATATAAGTAGTAGGCCTGCAAGCCTAAAGAAGATAAAAGAAGATCTTCATTGAATATTAGAAAAAAAGGACAGGGAAAGATATTACTAACGGCAAAGGCTCGAATATGCGCCCGAACTATACGAAATTACACATATTTGCCCGTcattaaaaggttggtgcaaagatgctcctatcattttttttttttttttgctatatatgcccttgagttaacggaaaatattAGAGAGCATATTTGTTCAATTTCGCATAGTGAaggggcatatttgatccattgaaattcctgaatattatggtacaaaatatcattgcatttcaaaacataaaaaaacatTTGTAATTACAATCCATCCACTATTGCATTACatcaaaattatacaactaaaagagcagatgcaattacaaccatcttttaaagactgttttcacaaacaagagcaccatttctccttttcaaaagattttttactaatgataatatcatttttatttttcaatttgttaATGATCTGGATAGTTCTTTCTGGATATTTTTCGTCTTCTCAGTCCCAATATCTACACGATAATGGATGCAACAATTGccgcaataaaacataaacataaaatagGAGATAACTTACATTAGACTTATGACACATGAAAAAATGTCTCCCGCAGTGCTAAAAtttttgataataataatagaaagagtatCACATTTTAAGCATTTATACGGTTTCTTACGTAACATTCAATGTGGTTTGGCCCTTTCGCGAATTTCACGCATAATcgaaatttagtagaattatttgaagtccataagtgagatggagtgcagtaactccatgtccacaaacccttccacaactccacatccacaaacccttccacaactattTAAAGAAATCGAAGCTTCcgacatttcataaacaagtgaaagaataagagagaaaagtgaggggttgtacgataagtgtggagtttcaaaatgcagttgcaataaatcattagctagcataaagtgcactataaaaaaatctgagaactatttgtgtcataatattcaggaatttcaatggatcaaatatgcccctatactatgcgaaattgaacaaatatgccctccaatattttccgttaactcaagggcatatatagcaaaaaaaaaacgttaggggcatctttgcaccaaccttttaacgacgggcaaatATATGCAATTTCGTATAGTTCAAGGGCATATTTGTGCCGTATTACTAATACTACTTAAAAAAGAAGTTGTTTCTTGATAATAGCAAAGTGCAATAGTATACAATATGTAAAGCACCGAATCCATGCTGGGCTCGACAACTACAATGTTGCTAGATTCGCACATGATGTAATTTGCACCCTTTAATAGTGCTACTATATATTATCCTATTTCTAGTCTGATTTATTGGTACATAAAAGAGTATCTCATTTGGATTTGCTCCCTTTACCTTTTTCTAACTTTTTCAGAGTGGGATGCACACCCAAAGTTCATAGTGGGAGTTTCCAGAcctaaaataaatatattttcttGTGGGGTTTAATTATGCTAAAAAAATAAATGTCGTAAACATAAGTACTCCTATTGGTATACATGATTTATtgcatacataaaatattatgtAAAAACGAGCATGCGATGATCATCTCTTAGTCATCCGCTCCAAGCAATTTAATAATACATTTTTTCCCAGCTCTTGAATCAGTGATATGGTAACCTCCCTAGGAAAAGTTTTGCCATATGTGTTCATACTTTAGTGATGCATAATTGCTGTGGAAGAGTATCTACTTTTTCCATATCTACTCTCTTTAATTTTATCTTCTCATGGTTTTAAATTTCTATAGGGAAGTCATGGAACTACGGTAAAATTGTTTTAGTGTGAACCGTAAATTACATATTCCGTCATCAAATTAGCCACCTATCTTTTTATTAGGATAGACTTCCTATATATATCACACCGCCTTCGATAATTTTCGGTTTTAGAATTTGTCGAGACTTTCCTAGTATTTCTAGTTAAATCTTTTTCTGTAACTTTGCTCCAATCTAACAGACAAAAATATTTGACAGAAGCCAACAGTGGTCACTATTGGCAAACTAAAAAGACCAAAACTGCTCGGGAGTCTATTTCAGGAACTACTTTAAACATACCCCAAATATAAGGACATTTTTGTTATTGTCCTGCATTGCTAGTGTCTAGTTGTTGTATTGTTGAAACAGAAATGATAAGATTTTCTTCCCCGGTCTATAATATATGGCCCAAGAAAGAGTTATAACGAAAGACAAAATTACAGGCTACATGTGAAGCCCGTGGATGATGTTTCTTAAGGTTGATGGATGATTACCTTATGAACCAACAAAATTTTCTCCTTCTATGTATTCGATAAACCTTTAAAATGTTAGATCCTTTTAAGATCCTCTTACTCATAGTAACCGCCTTAGGCTAATGCCAAGTAATAAAAAAGACAATCAGTAAGAATCAAACTATTCGATACATTCTAATAAAAGCATAAGATTGCAAACATTGGATGCTACCATTAACGATGCTAACAAACAATTTTTCATAGGGTTATCCGTCCTATAATTAAAAATCTTACATATATGAAGCTGAACATATTTATCATCCTTTGAACACAAAAATACTAGTTACTACAACTCTCATCAATTCTTGATTTGAAGACATCGAGGGTGGGTAAGTTTTCTTCAGTCAACTTATGGGTTCTCTTACCTTCCCATCCCCATCCCGAGCAGCACCGCAATCGCCAGAAAATTCCACGTCGAGGTATTCTATTTTTGCCTCATTTTGTTCGACAATTGTGACAAGTGATGCCACTGTCACAAATTGGATAGCATGTTATGATCCTTCTAACAACACTTGGAGTTATGTTACATCGATCCCTGATTTACCCGAAAACCATGTACTCAAGGACTTCGCTATGGTCTCAGCCTCAAACTCACTTTATATTATTGGTGGTCGACTCTGTCGAAAAGAGAAAACTCAAAATGCCCAATATGGGAACGATGAATTTTTTGATAGCGACATTGATGTGCTATCATCGGTGTTACGTTATGACATTAATTCTAATCAGTGGTCAAAATGTGCACCACTTAATGTACCGCGTTACAATTTTGCATCTGTTGTTAAGGAAAATAAGATTTATGTAGCTGGAGGGCAGTCAACGTTAGGTAGTGCTAGGGGCACTTCATCATCTGAGGTTTATGATCCTTTAATTAATGATCAATGGACATTATTGCCTAACATGAATAGGTCAAGGTGCAAATGTGTTGGTGTGACGTGGCAAAGGAAAATCCACGTGGTTGGTGGATTTGTACAAGGTGGAGGGTTTTCGCAATACGTGGACCGTTGTTCAGCTGAGCTGTATGACATGTCAAGGGGACAATGGGACCTTGTGGCAGGGATGTGGCAATTGGATGTGCCAGCTA
Above is a genomic segment from Lycium barbarum isolate Lr01 chromosome 12, ASM1917538v2, whole genome shotgun sequence containing:
- the LOC132624583 gene encoding uncharacterized protein LOC132624583 encodes the protein MGSLTFPSPSRAAPQSPENSTSRYSIFASFCSTIVTSDATVTNWIACYDPSNNTWSYVTSIPDLPENHVLKDFAMVSASNSLYIIGGRLCRKEKTQNAQYGNDEFFDSDIDVLSSVLRYDINSNQWSKCAPLNVPRYNFASVVKENKIYVAGGQSTLGSARGTSSSEVYDPLINDQWTLLPNMNRSRCKCVGVTWQRKIHVVGGFVQGGGFSQYVDRCSAELYDMSRGQWDLVAGMWQLDVPANQIVEVDGRLFSSGDCLNAWKGHIEVYDGKLNIWYMVEGSQKNIFPFEENGQPIHRLYLTMASVGTHLYFLAGYRTVDDPSKTISTVYSFDTSTTGGAWKSFEPIQEEGERELCSHCCVVQLY